In Lineus longissimus chromosome 9, tnLinLong1.2, whole genome shotgun sequence, one genomic interval encodes:
- the LOC135493577 gene encoding uncharacterized protein K02A2.6-like, whose amino-acid sequence MVKLVSGQTYDDSEDDSYYLANVSSKRKDILTAKMQVNGQYLKFQLDSGADVNTICQRFVKKEQVVTSSKNLVIWNGTKVQPKGETKLPVRNVKTGETVTVSFVVVPNNLTCLLGLNTIRDMRLISVNEDRFVSGVNLKTPHPAPALGDLGEAHLTVNPEIKPRALPCRNVPVAINDDVKSELEHLVQLGVLASVTEPTEWVSQMAVVRKASGKLRICIDPQPLNEALMREHYKKPTVDDVLPMLHDAKVFSKLDVRNAFWHVRLDEESSLLTTMITPFGRYRWLRLPFGLKVSSEIFQRRLTEVLSGLEGTFTIADDITVAGCGSSKAEALKDNDNKLTKLYQRCDERHIVLNDDKKEIGKPQIPFHGHLFTEYGVKADSSKVEAITKMPAPTDILGVKRLCGMVQYMAKFLPNLAKDLEPIRALTRKETEWNWSPACDQALATVKAKLSDTPVLAYFDTKKETKIQVDSSKDGMGAVLLQDGKPVEYASRSLSSSERNWAQIEKELLAVVFGLERFDQYTYGRKVIAENDHKPLAAILKKPLSQAPKRLQALLMRVHRYDVDFHFLKGSELVIADALSRAFIDTCDMRTRIMNINFSPKISDTQLEEVRIATENDMALQSLLPFILDGWPDSKQLVPPEARLYFDMRDTLSYQEGIILKGEAIVIPSALRREMKNRIHSAHLGYNSMMRRARGLIFWPGMAQDIKQLVEACEPCQELRARNSKETLKVQSDGDCPWDKVAGDFFEIEGKIYLVVIDCYSNFIEVDPMPTITSARTIAVLKKHFARYGIPRVMITDPGSQLTSKEFRTFTEEWGIIHVESSPGHHSANGKAEAAVKVAKYLLKKAQKNGTDPNTALLEQRNTPREDTGLSPAEMMFGRRTRTMIPCFKLNQPANASAAMEKRRQHNKSVKTYHDRRAKDLSKLLPGQTVYFEHCENKQWVLGTVLDILGDRTYRVEGKTGGVYRRNRVQMRPTSVQSPKPPVSFSSAYRPIVTAPQSRPISDTISETPERDNDNVQSDNPPNNPTNAFRDTGMTPPITAPPPRTSGRMRTAPKHLQDYIICK is encoded by the coding sequence ATGGTGAAGCTAGTCAGTGGGCAAACCTATGATGATTCTGAGGATGATAGCTACTATCTTGCCAACGTTAGCTCAAAACGTAAAGACATTTTGACTGCCAAAATGCAAGTGAATGGACAGTATCTTAAGTTCCAGCTTGACTCTGGTGCAGATGTCAACACAATCTGCCAACGCTTCGTCAAGAAGGAACAGGTGGTGACGTCAAGCAAGAATTTAGTGATTTGGAACGGCACGAAAGTACAACCTAAAGGAGAGACGAAACTCCCTGTTCGTAATGTCAAAACTGGGGAGACAGTGACTGTCTCGTTTGTCGTCGTACCCAATAACCTAACGTGTCTTTTAGGTTTAAACACCATACGTGATATGCGCTTGATATCTGTCAACGAGGATAGATTTGTGTCTGGGGTAAATCTCAAAACGCCGCATCCAGCTCCAGCTTTAGGTGATTTAGGGGAAGCACATCTAACGGTCAACCCTGAAATCAAACCGCGTGCACTGCCTTGTCGAAATGTTCCTGTTGCCATCAACGATGATGTGAAAAGTGAACTTGAACATTTGGTGCAACTGGGTGTGTTAGCCTCCGTGACTGAACCAACTGAATGGGTCAGCCAGATGGCTGTCGTGCGTAAGGCTAGTGGAAAACTCCGTATCTGCATCGACCCCCAGCCCCTCAACGAAGCCCTCATGAGGGAGCATTACAAAAAGCCAACGGTTGATGACGTCCTGCCAATGCTGCACGATGCCAAGGTCTTTAGCAAGCTCGACGTTAGAAATGCTTTCTGGCACGTGCGCCTGGACGAAGAATCTAGTCTGCTGACAACCATGATCACTCCTTTTGGCAGGTATAGATGGCTCCGTTTGCCATTTGGACTCAAAGTATCAAGTGAGATATTTCAGCGCAGGTTAACTGAAGTTTTAAGTGGCCTTGAGGGTACATTTACTATCGCCGATGACATCACCGTAGCCGGGTGTGGATCATCGAAGGCTGAAGCGCTGAAAGACAACGACAACAAGCTTACCAAACTCTACCAACGTTGTGATGAGCGTCATATCGTCCTGAATGACGATAAGAAGGAAATTGGGAAGCCGCAAATCCCATTTCATGGACACTTATTCACGGAATATGGTGTCAAAGCTGATTCATCCAAAGTTGAGGCTATCACAAAAATGCCCGCTCCAACTGACATTCTTGGGGTGAAAAGACTGTGTGGCATGGTCCAATATATGGCAAAGTTCCTCCCAAATCTCGCGAAAGATTTGGAACCAATCCGTGCTCTAACCCGGAAGGAAACCGAATGGAACTGGTCGCCAGCCTGTGACCAGGCATTAGCAACCGTCAAAGCTAAACTCTCCGACACTCCCGTACTGGCATATTTTGACACTAAAAAAGAGACCAAAATTCAAGTCGATAGCAGCAAAGATGGGATGGGTGCCGTACTGCTGCAAGACGGTAAACCGGTCGAATACGCATCACGTTCACTTTCAAGCTCAGAGCGTAACTGGGCTCAGATTGAGAAAGAACTGTTAGCTGTTGTTTTCGGACTTGAACGTTTTGATCAATATACCTACGGTCGGAAAGTTATCGCTGAAAATGATCATAAGCCCCTTGCCGCTATACTAAAGAAACCTCTCAGTCAGGCACCTAAACGTCTGCAAGCTCTTCTGATGAGGGTCCACCGCTATGATGTTGATTTCCATTTCCTGAAAGGAAGTGAACTGGTGATTGCGGATGCTCTTAGCCGTGCTTTCATAGACACTTGTGACATGAGGACTAGAATCATGAACATTAACTTTTCCCCCAAAATATCTGACACACAGCTAGAAGAAGTCAGAATCGCTACAGAGAATGACATGGCATTGCAATCTCTGTTACCTTTCATACTCGACGGATGGCCAGACTCCAAGCAGCTGGTACCGCCTGAAGCCAGACTGTATTTCGACATGAGGGACACTCTTAGCTATCAAGAAGGAATAATCTTGAAAGGCGAGGCCATAGTTATTCCTAGTGCTCTCAGACGCGAGATGAAAAACCGCATTCATTCTGCGCATTTGGGATACAACAGCATGATGCGACGTGCTCGAGGACTCATATTCTGGCCCGGCATGGCCCAGGATATTAAGCAGCTTGTTGAAGCTTGTGAACCGTGCCAAGAACTGCGCGCGAGAAATTCAAAGGAAACTCTAAAAGTCCAGTCTGATGGTGATTGTCCCTGGGACAAAGTCGCTGGTGATTTTTTCGAAATCGAAGGAAAAATCTACCTAGTGGTAATTGACTGTTACTCCAATTTCATTGAAGTTGACCCTATGCCAACTATCACTAGTGCTCGCACAATCGCTGTCCTCAAGAAACACTTTGCTCGCTACGGTATTCCGAGAGTTATGATTACTGATCCTGGGTCACAGCTGACCTCCAAGGAATTCCGtacattcaccgaggaatgggGGATAATTCACGTAGAATCATCTCCGGGGCATCACAGTGCCAATGGCAAAGCTGAGGCAGCAGTAAAAGTGGCCAAGTACCTTCTGAAAAAGGCACAAAAGAATGGAACGGATCCAAACACTGCTCTCTTAGAACAACGCAATACTCCCCGCGAAGACACTGGATTAAGTCCAGCGGAAATGATGTTTGGTCGAAGGACAAGAACAATGATTCCTTGTTTTAAACTAAACCAACCTGCTAATGCAAGTGCTGCAATGGAGAAAAGGAGACAGCACAATAAAAGTGTGAAAACCTACCATGATAGGCGTGCCAAGGACTTGAGCAAATTGTTACCGGGTCAAACTGTGTATTTTGAACACTGCGAAAACAAACAATGGGTCCTTGGGACTGTTTTGGACATTTTAGGTGACCGTACCTATCGTGTTGAAGGGAAAACAGGTGGTGTGTATCGCAGAAATCGGGTCCAAATGAGGCCCACCTCAGTTCAGTCGCCCAAACCACCTGTCTCATTTTCAAGTGCTTATAGGCCCATAGTTACAGCTCCgcaaagtaggcctatcagcGATACCATCAGTGAAACTCCTGAGCGTGACAATGACAATGTACAAAGTGACAATCCGCCAAACAACCCAACTAATGCTTTTAGAGACACTGGTATGACACCTCCAATTACTGCCCCACCACCGCGTACTAGTGGCAGAATGCGAACCGCACCAAAGCATCTCCAGGACTATATTATATGCAAGTAA
- the LOC135493576 gene encoding uncharacterized protein K02A2.6-like translates to MRPLTVAVRFQIDCGATVTVLPKRYLKPDSKIRKEHVHLRMWNSSGLNALGKCKVNVVNPATGQRFRLDCVLVEEDLTPLLSRKAAEKMRLITVNYDYFDQVNSVSPGGAAVSKFVNEFPNVFNRKVGTLPGKVHLTLEPNAEPVVRPPHNVPEALKDRVKSEIDKMADLGVLAPVDEPTDWVSQMAIAEKRNGRLRICINPMNLNNALKHEHYKLPVLDDVLPKLTNARFFSTVDLKSGFLHCELDHESSLLTTFATPFGNRYRWRRMPFGLKVSSEIFQKRLTQALEGLEGVEIIFDDITIWGTTAEEHDERMRKFLKRCDELGIALNLEKCTFSLEEISLVGHIVGRNGHRVDPEKVKAITKMPTPQCKADVERLRGMVNYLSRYVPKLSEEMKIISDLTHKDTVWLWTPAHDKAFERVKTLLCKAPVLAFFNASKELVIQSDASGKGLGAALLQYGKPIAYASRALTDCETRYATIEKEMLAVIFALEKWYQYTYGRKITVNSDHRPLESIIRKSIDKALKRLQGMLLRALAYDIDIKWMEGRKMVLADTLSRAFLKEKGGQGMFETVNALGYLTVPPDKVSEIRSETDNDEALNVLKATIQKGWPEDKSALPTSAVPYFDIRDELAVTDGLIFRGERLVVPKTLRKKMKDYIHIGHTGVEACLRRARERMYWPSMNQELKEWIIRCETCREFKISHPDETLQSHDVPSRVLEKVGTDLFSYKGKTNLITVCYFSNFWEIDRLHTEDLKTVIKKLKAHFARYGIPEKIVSDNGGHYTSDKFRKFTKDFGIEHFTISAYNSKANG, encoded by the coding sequence ATGAGACCGTTGACAGTGGCAGTTCGATTCCAGATTGATTGTGGCGCTACTGTGACAGTTCTACCAAAACGATATCTGAAACCTGATTCAAAAATCCGCAAGGAACACGTTCATCTTCGAATGTGGAATTCGTCTGGCCTAAATGCTCTAGGCAAATGCAAAGTGAATGTTGTAAATCCAGCCACGGGACAACGGTTTCGTCTGGATTGTGTCCTTGTTGAGGAGGATTTAACTCCTCTGCTCAGTAGAAAAGCTGCTGAAAAAATGCGCCTGATTACCGTGAACTACGATTATTTCGATCAAGTGAATTCTGTATCGCCAGGAGGTGCTGCTGTCTCTAAATTCGTGAACGAGTTTCCGAATGTGTTCAATCGCAAAGTCGGTACCTTGCCTGGTAAGGTACATCTAACCTTGGAACCGAATGCTGAACCGGTCGTGAGACCACCGCATAATGTGCCTGAGGCTCTGAAGGACAGAGTCAAGtctgaaattgataaaatgGCTGATCTAGGAGTTCTAGCCCCTGTGGACGAGCCCACCGATTGGGTGAGTCAAATGGCTATCGCCGAAAAACGTAATGGTAGGCTACGTATTTGCATTAACCCTATGAATCTCAATAACGCTCTGAAACATGAACACTACAAACTGCCTGTATTGGACGATGTGCTACCGAAACTTACTAACGCTCGTTTCTTCAGTACTGTTGACCTTAAAAGTGGTTTTCTACACTGTGAGCTTGACCATGAGTCTAGTCTGCTCACAACCTTCGCAACCCCGTTTGGTAATAGGTATAGATGGCGCCGCATGCCATTTGGCCTTAAGGTATCAAGTGAAATTTTTCAGAAGCGCTTGACTCAAGCACTTGAAGGGCTTGAGGGTGTCGAGATTATCTTCGACGACATTACTATCTGGGGAACTACCGCTGAGGAGCATGATGAGCGCATGAGAAAATTCTTGAAACGCTGTGATGAGCTTGGCATCGCTCTCAATCTTGAGAAATGCACGTTCTCCCTGGAAGAAATTTCATTGGTTGGACACATTGTCGGTAGGAATGGTCATCGTGTTGACCCtgaaaaggtcaaggccattacGAAAATGCCTACACCTCAATGCAAAGCTGATGTGGAACGCCTACGTGGCATGGTTAACTACTTGTCGCGCTATGTTCCAAAACTGTCTGAGGAGATGAAAATTATCTCTGATCTCACACACAAGGACACTGTATGGTTATGGACTCCTGCCCATGACAAGGCTTTTGAACGTGTCAAAACGCTTCTCTGTAAAGCCCCTGTGCTTGCATTTTTCAATGCATCCAAGGAACTTGTGATTCAAAGTGACGCTAGTGGTAAGGGCCTCGGAGCTGCCCTGCTGCAATATGGAAAGCCTATAGCTTACGCTAGTAGAGCCCTGACTGACTGTGAAACTCGATATGCGACCATCGAGAAAGAAATGCTTGCTGTTATCTTCGCGTTGGAGAAATGGTATCAGTACACATATGGTCGTAAAATAACGGTGAACTCTGATCATCGCCCGTTAGAGTCAATAATCCGCAAATCTATTGACAAGGCTCTGAAACGTCTTCAAGGCATGCTGCTACGTGCCTTAGCTTATGACATTGATATCAAGTGGATGGAAGGCCGTAAGATGGTTTTGGCTGATACGCTGAGCCGAGCCTTCCTCAAGGAGAAAGGAGGTCAAGGAATGTTCGAAACTGTAAATGCTCTTGGTTATCTGACTGTTCCGCCTGATAAAGTATCGGAAATTCGCAGTGAAACTGACAATGACGAGGCATTGAACGTTTTGAAGGCAACCATTCAGAAAGGTTGGCCAGAGGACAAATCTGCACTGCCCACATCCGCAGTACCGTATTTTGACATACGTGATGAATTGGCAGTCACAGATGGTTTGATATTCAGAGGCGAAAGACTGGTTGTGCCTAAGACATtgagaaagaaaatgaaagacTACATACATATCGGACACACCGGTGTCGAAGCTTGTCTACGACGTGCACGCGAACGTATGTATTGGCCGAGTATGAACCAAGAACTGAAAGAATGGATTATACGTTGTGAAACATGTCGCGAGTTCAAAATTTCCCACCCTGACGAGACACTACAAAGCCATGATGTTCCGAGTAGAGTTTTGGAAAAAGTTGGGACTGATCTATTTTCCTACAAAGGAAAAACCAACTTGATCACTGTATGCTACTTCTCAAATTTTTGGGAAATTGATCGTCTGCATACTGAGGACTTAAAAACTGTCATAAAGAAACTGAAAGCGCATTTCGCGAGGTACGGTATCCCAGAGAAAATCGTATCTGACAACGGAGGACATTACACCTCAGACAAATTTCGCAAATTCACCAAAGATTTTGGCATCGAGCATTTCACAATCTCCGCATACAATTCGAAAGCAAACGGATAA
- the LOC135493578 gene encoding uncharacterized protein LOC135493578, with protein MVKAAKRALKTIISRADINDEEFHTFVVEAEGLINSRPLTPPSSDPNDDLPLTPNHFLHGQLGGQLAPPAVDELQRINPRWRWQRVQELLRHFWAPWQNELLPLFHNRKKWLYETKYLQNDSLCILVDEKLPRGQWRLAKVAETYPGSDGLVRAARVKTTVSEFLRPINRLSPLEFPDDQVRDSKKPRNIGDSVTLARGHELSVRIMISEKPLYGKD; from the coding sequence ATGGTGAAAGCGGCCAAAAGAGCTCTGAAGACTATCATCAGCCGAGCAGACATCAATGATGAAGAATTTCATACGTTTGTTGTTGAAGCAGAAGGCCTAATTAACTCCAGGCCTCTGACGCCACCTAGCAGCGATCCAAACGATGATCTACCACTTACTCCCAACCACTTCCTTCACGGTCAGTTGGGAGGTCAGCTGGCCCCGCCTGCAGTTGATGAACTGCAGAGAATCAATCCGAGATGGCGATGGCAGAGAGTCCAAGAGCTGCTCCGGCATTTCTGGGCTCCTTGGCAGAACGAACTTTTACCGCTATTTCACAATCGTAAAAAGTGGCTGTATGAGACGAAATATCTACAAAACGACTCTCTTTGCATCCTGGTAGACGAAAAATTGCCTCGCGGACAATGGAGACTTGCCAAAGTTGCCGAAACCTACCCAGGAAGTGATGGATTGGTAAGAGCAGCGAGGGTGAAAACTACAGTCAGCGAGTTCCTGCGGCCAATCAACCGATTGAGCCCCCTCGAATTCCCGGACGACCAAGTCAGAGACTCGAAAAAACCCCGGAATATTGGCGACAGTGTGACTCTTGCTCGAGGACACGAGCTAAGCGTGCGCATCATGATATCCGAAAAGCCTTTGTATGGTAAAGACTGA